The genomic window ggagagaaacagaagcaaaggAAACGGTTTAAAGTCATCGATGACGCTGACGGACTCCCTTCTCTGGCCGAGGTGAGGCACCGTCAAACGTCTTCACTCACGATGTTCAGAAATGACTGGACAGCTGAAATATTCAGATGTTTGGGTCACTTTGAGAATGTATTTGATTGCATTCACTCATTGAATGGAAATGTGGGTTATCCAATCAGCTTGAATGGATAACCAATCCAGTTTCTCTTTATTAgaagcaaaacattttcatatAGAAATTGAAACTTTATCTCAGTTTGAGTGGGGGAAacaattttggtgatgaatCTTGTATCTTGCTGTTTTCTCACGTGTGTTCACAGCTTTATTCTCACGGCCATGGAGAACCTGTGGTTCGTCCTGGCGGTTCTGTTAACGGCGGATGCAGCCCACTCCCACCGAGACTCGCAAGGTATGATTGAATATATTCACAAATGAAGCTGCCTCATTGCCACGGTCCATTCCACAAAAAGAATATGAAGCAAACACATGTTTAAATtgtcttcatttttaatgttaatataatttaattgtaCCTTTCtcaaagaaatatttaaaataaaaatatatgaatgaaGTTAAAATATAGATTGAGtgattttttatgttttgaagaaTCATGATTTTAATCTGTAATTGTATTTATAAATCACGTATGGTATTTTGTatcagcccccccacccccgtttACACCTCTGCCTTGTGATTGTGTCTCAATTATGTCCCGAGGCCTTGACAAATCCAGACGCTGACAtttgtctcctctttctgctgTTGTGTCTCCTGTGACTCGAGGACTCTCCTGTGTAAATGACCTCGTCAGCAACGTCAGCTGTACATGGAACGGCTCCGCGGCGGCTCCTGGTGCGACTTGTTGGGTCGCTGGCGCGAGGGAAACCAGGATCCTTAAGAACAACAAGAAACGTCGCACCCAAATGATGTAAGAGTTCAAATTCCCATTGCCATGGATTTATTAGAATCTATTGTAAATCCTTCTCAttgatgtttgtctttttttcttcttcttctctttagTCGAACCTGCAGGCTGGAACAACATGGAAACTCTCCCCCCGGCTGCAGTTTTGTCTTTGAGAACAAAGTAAGTTCTTAACCTGCGGCTTGGACGTCTCTGCCTCGCCGTCGCTGTTTAATCTCACTGATATAAAAGGAATGCAAAACTCTCATCAGTTTCACTCATGCAGCTTCTGTCTCTGGTGATTACGATGTGTGTCCCGCCAGGAATTCAATTGCTTCAAAGACATGCCCTATATTAGTTTGGAGTGCAATGGCACGCTGGTGGAGAACCTCACCAACTACAAGCCGTGCAATCACAGTACGTAAAGTCTTGTTACTCACATTTCATCACGgtgcacagaaagaaagaaaaaaaaactgaatatgTGACTTTCATGTTTTCCTTTGTGGTCTGTGTGCACAGTCAAGATGCATCCTCCAGGCGTTCCTAATGTCAGCGCCAGCGCCAACCAAACCTGGATATGGTGGACTGCAGGCAGTCCTCTCTCTATCTTCCTTAAAGCCTTTGTTTTTCAAATTCAGATCAAACGGAAAACCCAGGCATGGAAGGTATACATGAGTGGGAAAATTCTTATTCCCATCACACTTGTTATAGCAGATACCAAATTAGCTGATTTAAACCTTTGCTGCATATGTAACTTCCTTCTTATGGATTTGGGAGATATTTCAAGGATATTCATTGCAAGTCTTACAGCTGAGCGTCAGATGAGGTCGACGCACGCTGTACGTTAGAGGAAAGAAAGGTTGGGCAGAATGGAAACCATCACACTTTGGTTAATCcaggatttttatttgtttactttcCTCTACATTATGAGATAGAACATtgttataaaacaaacaaaaaaaagaaatcaggcATATTGCACGGATTGCAATTTGGTATGGAGCAAAAAAAATTCAAGATACTTTAAGGACcatgaatgtttatttatacagtagatatatatatttttatctgtTATCAGGAGGCCCGTACTCTCTTCACACAAGAATTAATGCAAAAACTACCTTCTCTGGAACTCCAAGGCCACTGCCAGGTCAGGGTGAGGGTTTGTCCCACTCAACGGCCAAACAGTCACTGGAGCGACTGGAGTCCAACAACATCCTGGATCGGACCGACAGAGCCGGTGGCAGCATCGCCGGATCAAGGTGACGACCGCAACACGAGTCCCAAGAGGATCCCAGCCCTGCAGGGAAATCTAGAAAGCACAGATACAAAGCAAGACATTGGGCGGCGTCTTTGTGGACTCTCATGGTCCATTAGCCCATGATGGTACTCAGTAGAGCGTGTGATCACACTCGAGCTGTAATTATAATTCAAGGTTACTGGAAGGTCAAGGTCCTTTCATTATTCACTGAGAGATTAAATCAATTGTCAAAACATtaacaaaaggaaagaagagtCTGACTTTTACATGCATTTTTGCACAATTTGACACCAACTCTGTGTTTCAGAGGCGCCGCTGTTCATTTGGACGGGAGTGTTTAGCTTCAGTCTTGTGGTCATTGTAACACTGATCCTTTATGGAAGACGTGTTAGCAAGGGGTGAGtataatggtgtgtgtgtgtgtgtgtgtgtgtgtctgtgtgtgcagtatGTCAAATCTAGTGGTTCTCTTTTGCTATTTCAGGCTCAACAAAGAGAAGTCGGTGCCAAACCCTTCAAAATATTTCCACACTCTCCACTCTGTCCACCGAGGAAacttaaaagtaaaaaatactTTGTCTCACAAAACAACAGAAGCGCTCAAAATAATTTACAACCACGCGACTACGCGTATTACTCCTCTCCTAACTGGTGTGCCCCAGGGCTCAGTGCTGGTTCCATTTTTATTCTCTGTTGACTATGCATAGAAGTCAGGATGGGTCCGTCAACATTTCAGAGTTCAGATCATGCAGGAGAGTTGAATTTTAAAGGACTTTGGGGCCCCCCGCAGCTAAGCGATGACCTCCTAGCCTATTTTCACGATGGAGTTCTGGTTCAGGCTAATCGCTCACCACTGAACACCAGTTAAAAAGACACTACTGCAACCACACTTTGTCCCAGATCAGAGACTCACTCATGTACAAAAGCATAAAATCAGGATATTTATGAACTTCAAAGTTCACGTAGGCCATTCTTCAGGCTCACGTTCTACTCAATATCTGTCTTCCCTGCCCAGACATGGCTGAATCCTCTGTCGGCTCCTGCATCATTCTTCACAGCCCAGCCATGCGACCACATCTCCACAGTGGAGCTGTGTGACGGCTCAGATGGGGTGACCTCCACAtctccctcctccagctccaccagcGCCCTGCTCCACTTCCAAAGCTACCCCTCCACACGCTCGGACACCAGTGGGGTCGTTGACGAttgctcctcctcgtcttcctctttcttctccaaCATGGGCTACTTTTTAtccagctccttcagcagctccgCCAGAACTGATCCCAGCCACTCCTCTTTCACCTATCAGGAGGATCTCCTCAACCAGCGGCACCTTCACCGCTCCTTCTGGCCCTCCTTCACCACCGCCACTCCAATCTATGAGAGCTTGAACAAGGAGCCACGGAGCCCAAATCCTGGTTTTGACATTGGAAAggaagatgaaaatgacaaGAAAGGCAAAATGATTGCTGATGCAGAGGTTTTACATCATCGTGAGACTCTTACTGTCGTCCCTCTTCATTCCCCTTCCGAGATGTTCCCCTCTTGTCCACCACCTTCCGATGCTCCCAGTCGAACCCAGGTATCCTCTGATCGTCATCAGGTGgctgcacctgcagcagcagccagtggcagctatgcAGCCTGGCCTTTGGCTGGAGCCATGTGCAGGTCCTCCTCCATGCCTGTGGAGCCCAGCAAAGCCGGGTACCTGAGCCTCAAAGAGCTGCAGACAACATTCAGCAACAAATCCATTTAACAGTCAGGATTATTGCATTTAtacaattccttttttttttactggtgtGTTCTACTCTACGGGTTTTATGACGAATGTGCTTACAGTCACGTACCTGGCCTGTTAATTTGAGCCGTGCTTCTTTGATGAATGTCTTTTTGCTGCCTCAGAGATCTACCCTTCAGTTatcatgaataaatcattcaGGAGCAGACCATTTGTCCCCCTAATCCTCCGCAGGCTTGCAGCCACTGACGTTTATTAGTTCTCGTTTCATGCACACCATCGATGCCAGTCTGTCTCTGCATATATAGTATGTTTCCAGTACACTCAGTGAGATCTGTAAAGGAgaccaagcaaaaataaaacctgtGGTGGAAATGGGTCACCCTttgacttcctgtgttgttgTGGAGTGAAGGTTGAAGGGTGGGCATGTGAGCagaaagaagtgtgtgtgtgtgcatgcatgcagtgtTTACACGCATTGTCAGGTGGTccgttcggtgtgtgtgtgtgtgtattagagTGTGGTTTGACATTTAACTCTAACACAACATCCGCTCAGCTCACAGAGAATTTACAATTTGTTTAGCCATATCAGAGCGACGGCACTCAAGTTGCTGCTTTTCATCAATCTGTGTATTTCCATTTCACAAGAAGTTCATCGTGTCGAAACCCTTCACGGAGTCGCATTCAAAATGAGTGACGTTTAAAGAGAACATCTCCCCCCAATTGCGTCACCTAAAAGCAACAGTCCCATCCCTCGAATTTGGAATCACATTGATATCAGTATTAGTTATATTGGTAGAAAATACAGTTTTCACTGATGGTGTGATCAAGATCAGAAAATGTTGAAGATACGTCTGAATGTTTTTGCCAAACTTATTCAGGATAGTTTCAGCAATAATTCATCTGTACCTTTTATTATCTGTTAGCTCATAACTGTGAATTTTCCAGGAGTCCAATGGATTGATACATTCTGGAGCTGGAATATTACATGTATCGGATGTGAATTAAATCTTATGGGGATGCAGGTTTTCGCGGAAGTATTTTAGACATTATCCCTTCTTGTAATCTTGTCCCCATCCCATAATGGTAAATAGTTTCTTCACAAATTCTGTATTGAAGATGCAGATCCTCTAATGGCTTGCTCCTCGAGCTTgatgtctgccccccccagatcaggaggagagggagcaggaaCTGAAAGAGGTCGTACCTGAACGATGACGATGACCCGGATAGCTCCACGAGCTTGTTCGGAGTGAAGAAGAGACGTTTATGGCTTTTTTTAACCTACTGTTGGTGTTTTCATACAAACACCAGACTGTGTACGTTACATTAGTAGGGCTTCCGATTATTTGTGAAGTTTTAGTGGTAAAATCAGTGAAAATCAGTTGTATATTAAAATCTATGTAGTGTACAGAACAACGGACACGCATTCTCACACTTGGCTTTTAttacaaaaacaattatttattggAAACCCTCCTCCTGGTTGCCCGGACCTCATATCCGTCATATTTATATGACTTACTagtaaagaaagaaaggttCAGGATTGTGGGCTTTCGATTGGACGGCAAAGGCACTTCTTTCTAAGCTGCATGTCCTCTGAAGCACCAGCAGGCGGAGCCATGAATACACAGACAAATCATTTGATCATTTAACTGGATCAGACACATCTCCTTCCTCCTAACGCCGCTTTAGTCCTCGCTGACGACGTGCTCTGGCGGCGCCCTGGTGAACCACTCGTGCCAGGATCCGTCGTACAAGTACCCCGGCGGGGCGCCGCACAGGTGGGCAGCCATCGCCACGTGGCAGCCGGTCACACCGGACCCACACATGCCACAGAGCGGCTTATTCAGGTCCAGCTTTGACCGCACAAAGAACTTCCTCAGCTGCTCAGGAGACAGAATCATGCCATCGTCATCCACAAACTCGTCGAAGGGCATGCATTTGGAGCCAGGGATATGACCCGGCTGGACGCCTGcgggacaaagacaaagacaaaggagTCCCTTTAAGTGATGCCTTCTGCTTTACCATGCAGCATTCAGGATTTAGGACCCTTTGAACCCGAGACTGAGGATCGCTGCAAGCCTCTTTCTGGCATCAGATGTTGGTCACTCCGATCAAACCCACCTTCGCCCACTGAAGCACATCCACTGaggttttgatgatgatgaatatatttcttagatagaatgttagggtacaagtacagtcacacagtagcatgtattacagtacaaataaggtcaaacatcctgtctaagaggagcatttcaaaaaagcccttgcggtcttgtttccgttgaaagtccttggtacataaatcatcgacatttaacaaaacaaatttcacaattcaaataaaaataaaaccaatattcagttactcaattgatgcaaagtaacattagaaaaataaaatgattttacaccaccgatgcaaaatgacaatgaatgacaataaattacaagacacttaatatgtgcaacgttggtggacaaaaaagggggtgggggtggaggggggttgatccggagagagtcgtgatgactatctccgtttctgtccccctaaaaggtgtatttttagggcctttttgaaggaggccaaagaggtgcatgttttgagggcaggagtcaaacagttccacccttgggtggccgtattgtaaaaagatgatttacccatgttagtcctataggatggtgtaatcaggttgttgtggctgtgggtgtcactaaatctgtggaggtgtttagtcaggtatgcagggattgaggggacagagggcagagctgcattgaccattttaaatgccaatcccattttgcgttgtttaaccctgtcttctaccctgagccattttaggatagcaaaatgtccaggaagaaggtgggtcatgggccccacaTTGAGGAGTAGCCAAATCAgcttgttttgggaagtttgggaATAACACTTCTCCCTTCCATCTGTCCCTTCACCTCCCGACATGCAAACCAAAATGGtttgtaaatgatacagaattgcattaaataaacttttattattatttattatgcttCTGTTTTTCATACGATTTGCACTTTCATGTTTTATCTGTTATTTAGacacacgtagttacatattaatataactgtaggcatgcaAATGTGTATTAATCTGGTGCGTAGAAACAATTAATCTAGTTTCCTtcatttcttatgggaaatatagtttcaggTTTTCGAACAATATTACGGAAACGAATtacgttcgagaaccgaggttccactcaTATTAAAggagaatgaaaaaaacaaaaacacacttacCTTCCTCACTTAGAACAGAGAACAAAATCTATCGGAAACATTTCGATCTCAGGCTCACCTTCTCTTGGTTCCGGTTCTCTTCCGCGGAACCTTTCATAGGGTCTCACGTCAACCACCTGGAACTCGCAAGCGTCTATGTTTTTCGTGACATCATCGAACGACTTGACCCAGGATCGGTGGCTCCCTTTCGGGGTGAAGTTGACCGCTTCGGGCTTGTCGTACGCGTTCGTGACCGGATGACCCTCTTTGACCCAGTTCCTGAACCCCCCGTTCAGCACCGACACCCCGGGGTGGCCGAAGAACCGGAACATccaccacaccctggtgcacgTAAACGCCCCAAAGTCACTGGCAtcgtaaacaacaacatgagTGTCATTCCCAATCCCCAAATTACCGACATAGTTAGCGAACGTCTTCTCGGAGGGAAGCATATGGTCGAACTTGGACTTCGTGTCAGCGCACAAGTCGATGTCAAAGAACGACGCTCCGGGTACGTGAGACTGCGCGAACTCCTTTTTGCCGTCTCTTTTCATCATGGGCAGGTACCAGGACGAGTCCAGGATCCGCAGACGCGGTCCGATGAGGTTCCGGTGGAGCATATTTGCGAGCCATTTCGCAGAGACAAGAGCTTGAGTTTGCAGCCCCATTGTTTGTTTACAGTCAAGGCTCCTGCTTTGTCGAACGGCGCTCCGACGACGTGTTTGCTAAGCAAAGAATCGGCGCATTACCGCCACCACCCGGTGAGGAGGGTGAACAACGGCTGAGCAAATAAATACAGCGATGAAGGGCCGCCTCTGTGTTTTACgcataatattattattaagcaCTATTCTTTTATACTGGACAAAATGTTTGGGCTGTATAAATAGGtggaatatgtaaaaaaaaaaacccatcaggccactaaatgaaaactataatgattgagtgttttatttattttattgacgcaacataacgtctctgcaatgacgcatgCCAACTTTtgcaacaattatctctgtgaaaaacaaaacaaacagtgataattattaactattatgaactttacaaaatgctgtgagggggcggccAGCCAACTGAAGACACCCGCCTGTGCAGCTCCCACGCACCACCTTGCAATATTTGACACAAGTGTCCTTTTTCCTTAccatgtatcctgctttcaaaacaggttggagtcatcatttgaccttaacagtgataattattaactattatgaactttacaaaatgctgtgaggaggcggccagccaactgaagacactctgGTGTTGCAATGCtaatttgctttgcttattcACGTGATTCGTGAGTGCCTTGGTAGTTCCAGTGTTAAAGAATCgcatctccttttcactctggcgGGCTGAGATGACGCCTTGTCATTACtataaagcaggggtccccaaactacggcccgcgggccggatccggcccatttccacatttggcctggccccctgaacaataccagagacccaaaatagaatttacttattttcctttccatacaacatgagtagcctcccttttatttgggacaattttaatgatggtcacatacggccagaaagttaatgttctggtgctctgtaatatcaacttattacatagtaattactttgtaataacagggcaagtttcctcacctccacggtggcatggttggcagcattgttgaggggggcaaaatggccctggtaccGAATCCCACtgcgggaatgagatggagcaggggcaacagggtaggcccagggcacacctgagcagagtggagtggaccagtagcccagttcactccgcccaggtaaggccctgggcctaccctgccgcccctgctccacccccacccccacagctggatgcgaacccagttcctctggcagtagaccggtaaccctaccgaccacaccaccgtataggtgaggaaacttgaggtattctcagaccacagcgtgttgttatgttgtacggtgttgctgtgttgttgtgttgttatgttgtgctttttccttttgtgttatgtggagtgggcgtgtctccgaccaggtgacgtcgtactggattcaaaaccagtgcctctggtctaaagtcaacaatgctactgtctatttatcctaacgctcGATAGGGCAGCATCtgggtggcgtagtgggtagtgcacttgactccccgcttgaagatcctgggttcgaaaccaaggcgtgcagcatttgggttttttacaataatttgaggtttgttgtttgctcctctgcagctgtattggatcagctgattgatccagtcgttcttcgcctctgcacttcctgatagtgctggagagagagggccccggccctccatcagagaaaggaaaagtgatgtggccctcacaggaaaaagttttgggacccctgctttaaagggtcgacatcagcagcacgtcGCATCAGCAATGCGCAATTACGCACGCGTGCATGCTCATGGACCATGTAAACCTGCCCCAAGAACCTGGAGTCACATTTTCATCATTAGTTAATGAAATCATCATAATAATGTTGATGCAGCTCGTCCTGCACAGCACATGACGTGTTCCTCCTTTCCAGTGGAACACATGATGATGGCATGCAGAAGAAAACACAGATGGATTTCTAGCAGTAGTCCCAATATTCATACCTAAAAGCCTTAGATCTCACAGATTTATCTTAAACTTTAGTTGGATTATTGACCAGTTATGGACCAATATGTGATTGTCAATCCTTGAGTAAATCATTAAAGCATAATGACACTGTGTGTGGCACTGtggccacacatagacacacaaccactcacacctacCAACAAGttgagtaatcaattcacctaaattgcgtgtttttagaggtggaaggaaactggagaaccaggagaaaGCCCACGCTTTAATAAGAATATTCTTATTCTCCAGTGGGACTCTGACCTTTCTCGATTTGTTGCCCCTCCCGGTTCTCTTACCAGCCTCTGGGAGGTAAATGTTTTAAGAGAAATTCCTGCAGACACTAGAACTGTTAAAAAAACGACCTCAGTTTGTCCTGATTTAGTGTGAAATATAgtagattctgattctgatagtAATGCTTATCTTATTTTGTGGCGGCGTGGGCCCCCGGCCCAAGAGTTAATTAGATTTAGAAGCAGATGACACGAGAATTCTATTCAGTTCTGTTGCAAGATTAAGTTTCAAGATCAAATtatgtttgttattttctgtcatttaaaatgatagTTTTCAAATTGTACTATTGCTTGTTACATAAATACTtgtttttatgtaaataaagatatatttttgaatacacatttaatgttattttaatttatatttcagTTAGTGTTTATCTCCTGCAACAAGAGCCACAGATTGTTGAGGGACTCTAATTCCTCAGCTTTAAACACTTTGCTTATACTGTACTTCACACCAGCATTCCAGGATCTGCCCCCTTTAAGGTAAATACCAGGCCCACCTTAATAACAACTGTATCTATCCATTATGTATTACCATGTATTTCAGGTTCCATTAAGTTTAACTATTCAGTAGAGACGTAATAATATGTGACACACATGAATAAactgaggaggagagaaacaggtagacagagagagagattgcaTGTTTTGGAGAGAATTGTGGAGGTGGAGAGGGGGTGGTCGAAATGGTTTAATTGGTATCAGGACTTGTGAATTACAGACATGTGCTTGTGATTTCCATTTTGACCAAGTCTTCCTCCCACTGCCTGTTTTCATGTCCTACCAACTGGTCAGGTCTCAGAGAAAAAGTCTTCCTGAGGTAAGTTTATAGATTTTAAATATGTATgaataatgtggaaaataaataatatactcATAAGTgtagtgtgtgtttcagcgattaaagaaaatgtaacttgtaaaaagtaataaagaataaatacaagGATATATAAGGTTATATACCTTTGATcactttattctttttttaatctttaaaatcatttttaattcatgagcataaaaaacacatttgtattgTTGTCTTTATAATAAAATGGCAATGTTACATTGGCACGTTGAACCTTAAATACTAAATTTAAAAAAGTATccagcatgaaaaaaatatgataGCTATCATATTTCTACATCTTAAAAGAGCAAGAAGctacaatatttatttcttagatttttgttgatttaaattgaagaaaaagaaaagaaaagtcctaTTGACTCGTTTTAACTCATTCTAGTTCTATAGGGCTGCAGTGTTTAGCAGGATGGGTCTTAGTGCTTAAAGTGTGCATATACATCTCGTTCAATAATCTTTATCAGTCTATAAAATTGGACTGGAATCCCGTGGAAAACAATGCGATGCCCcct from Brachionichthys hirsutus isolate HB-005 chromosome 16, CSIRO-AGI_Bhir_v1, whole genome shotgun sequence includes these protein-coding regions:
- the il2rb gene encoding interleukin-2 receptor subunit beta, which produces MENLWFVLAVLLTADAAHSHRDSQGLSCVNDLVSNVSCTWNGSAAAPGATCWVAGARETRILKNNKKRRTQMIRTCRLEQHGNSPPGCSFVFENKEFNCFKDMPYISLECNGTLVENLTNYKPCNHIKMHPPGVPNVSASANQTWIWWTAGSPLSIFLKAFVFQIQIKRKTQAWKEARTLFTQELMQKLPSLELQGHCQVRVRVCPTQRPNSHWSDWSPTTSWIGPTEPVAASPDQEAPLFIWTGVFSFSLVVIVTLILYGRRVSKGLNKEKSVPNPSKYFHTLHSVHRGNLKTWLNPLSAPASFFTAQPCDHISTVELCDGSDGVTSTSPSSSSTSALLHFQSYPSTRSDTSGVVDDCSSSSSSFFSNMGYFLSSSFSSSARTDPSHSSFTYQEDLLNQRHLHRSFWPSFTTATPIYESLNKEPRSPNPGFDIGKEDENDKKGKMIADAEVLHHRETLTVVPLHSPSEMFPSCPPPSDAPSRTQVSSDRHQVAAPAAAASGSYAAWPLAGAMCRSSSMPVEPSKAGYLSLKELQTTFSNKSI
- the LOC137905909 gene encoding 3-mercaptopyruvate sulfurtransferase-like; amino-acid sequence: MGLQTQALVSAKWLANMLHRNLIGPRLRILDSSWYLPMMKRDGKKEFAQSHVPGASFFDIDLCADTKSKFDHMLPSEKTFANYVGNLGIGNDTHVVVYDASDFGAFTCTRVWWMFRFFGHPGVSVLNGGFRNWVKEGHPVTNAYDKPEAVNFTPKGSHRSWVKSFDDVTKNIDACEFQVVDVRPYERFRGREPEPREGVQPGHIPGSKCMPFDEFVDDDGMILSPEQLRKFFVRSKLDLNKPLCGMCGSGVTGCHVAMAAHLCGAPPGYLYDGSWHEWFTRAPPEHVVSED